A single genomic interval of Streptomyces sp. 1222.5 harbors:
- a CDS encoding dienelactone hydrolase family protein — translation MTGQWETLGEAGGIEAYVHRPAGEVRGAVVVCSELYGVNAYVRATCAELAEAGYAALAPDYYWRSARRTGLGYSAEEREDGLVLMRALDRDELVADASAALAAARVEAGERGVAFLGLSMGGHIAMRAATELSFELAAVFYPGWLLNTGFPLVGPVPPLETSERIAAGGAFVLGFRGDLDHIIPAEEWEQAEQRLTKAGVPHELVTYPGARHGFACADRPADYDQRAGADAWRKVYSALAAHL, via the coding sequence ATGACCGGTCAGTGGGAGACGCTCGGCGAGGCAGGCGGCATCGAGGCGTATGTGCACCGACCCGCGGGAGAGGTGCGGGGCGCCGTGGTGGTCTGCTCCGAACTGTACGGGGTCAACGCCTACGTCCGCGCGACCTGCGCGGAGTTGGCGGAGGCCGGGTATGCCGCGTTGGCGCCCGACTACTACTGGCGCAGTGCCCGCCGCACCGGACTCGGATACTCCGCCGAGGAGCGTGAGGACGGCCTGGTGCTGATGCGTGCGCTGGACCGGGATGAGCTGGTCGCCGATGCCTCCGCAGCGCTGGCGGCGGCGCGCGTCGAGGCCGGGGAGCGTGGCGTGGCGTTCCTCGGACTGAGCATGGGCGGCCATATCGCGATGCGGGCGGCGACCGAGCTGAGCTTCGAGTTGGCCGCGGTCTTCTACCCCGGCTGGTTGCTCAACACCGGCTTCCCCCTGGTCGGTCCCGTGCCCCCGCTGGAGACCAGCGAACGCATCGCCGCGGGGGGCGCGTTCGTGCTGGGCTTCCGCGGGGATCTGGACCACATCATTCCGGCCGAGGAATGGGAGCAGGCCGAGCAGCGGCTCACCAAGGCCGGGGTGCCGCACGAGCTGGTGACCTATCCGGGAGCCCGTCACGGCTTCGCCTGCGCCGACCGTCCGGCCGACTACGACCAGCGAGCCGGCGCCGACGCCTGGCGGAAGGTCTACTCCGCCTTGGCAGCACACCTGTAG
- a CDS encoding MBL fold metallo-hydrolase: protein MTEPDGRTSRPSRRSVLRTAFVSGAAFAVPLSPSLPKARAARFRTGSLGDQSAVRSFTMGDVRLTYVVDAAMELDRAGFLPAVPASYWREHPEALAPSGRIAASAGGVLVERGDRRLLIDVGLGANVLSPSLGVSRGGALLRTFQALGVPPESIDTVAFTHLHTDHTGVGFLTGPGRQPRKAFPCADYLVAGAEWDPFWNREVKVGAPSWDGFMVPMSRVLRRFGDGDEVWPGVTALITPGHSPGHTTYMVSAHDGRRILVFGDAFHTPAQVAHPEWPSGPDVNVDGVLKARATLLALLRERRTYGFAFHFGDQAFGRVAAGDRWRPLPAHALLPTPIRLP, encoded by the coding sequence ATGACAGAGCCGGACGGCCGCACCTCTCGCCCGTCGCGACGCAGCGTGCTGCGCACCGCATTCGTCTCCGGCGCGGCCTTCGCCGTACCCCTCTCGCCCTCGCTCCCGAAAGCGCGCGCCGCGCGGTTCCGCACCGGATCACTCGGTGACCAGTCGGCCGTGCGCAGTTTCACCATGGGAGACGTCCGGCTCACCTATGTCGTCGACGCGGCGATGGAGTTGGACCGTGCCGGCTTCCTGCCCGCCGTCCCTGCCTCGTACTGGAGGGAACATCCCGAAGCGCTGGCTCCGTCGGGGCGCATCGCCGCCTCGGCGGGCGGTGTCCTCGTCGAGCGAGGCGACCGGCGGCTCCTGATCGACGTCGGTCTCGGCGCCAACGTCCTCTCGCCCTCTCTCGGAGTCTCCCGCGGCGGGGCGCTGCTGCGCACCTTCCAGGCGCTGGGGGTGCCTCCGGAGTCGATCGACACCGTGGCCTTCACCCACCTGCACACGGACCACACCGGTGTCGGCTTCCTCACCGGGCCCGGCCGGCAGCCGCGCAAGGCGTTCCCCTGCGCCGACTATCTGGTGGCGGGAGCCGAGTGGGATCCGTTCTGGAACCGGGAGGTGAAGGTGGGGGCGCCGTCCTGGGACGGGTTCATGGTGCCGATGTCGCGGGTGCTGCGCCGGTTCGGCGACGGTGACGAGGTGTGGCCCGGCGTCACTGCGCTGATCACTCCCGGGCACAGCCCCGGCCACACCACCTACATGGTCTCGGCCCATGACGGGCGGCGGATCCTGGTGTTCGGCGACGCCTTCCACACTCCCGCCCAGGTGGCACACCCCGAATGGCCGTCCGGGCCCGACGTGAACGTCGACGGCGTGCTCAAGGCGCGAGCGACACTGCTGGCACTGCTGCGCGAGCGGCGCACCTACGGCTTCGCCTTCCACTTCGGCGACCAGGCGTTCGGCCGAGTCGCCGCGGGGGACCGATGGCGCCCGCTGCCGGCCCACGCTCTCCTGCCCACCCCCATCCGTCTGCCGTAA
- a CDS encoding DUF6282 family protein: protein MHDLAGRVVVDVHYHAGPDLYRRRLTSAGAGRAYAEVGGWVVLKSHLTSTAARAWEARQEGLPVSGSLVLNELVGGVRPQAVEQAVYAHGPDTPARLVVHLPTLVGPAHTSRLRRTSFHPLLDADRWRTGRVLDADGRLRRDVREVLRAARDLPVAVATGHCDREAALRVVDEAVRLDVPRLVLTHATHPMSGFSSADLADLAQVPGLYVEITALTLLLGHRDISHLGEVVRAHPRVVFSSDLGQPDQPDVKEWLDVSEQWFRSAGLTSQEIRAITWANPVTLLTP, encoded by the coding sequence ATGCATGACCTGGCGGGGCGCGTGGTGGTGGACGTCCACTACCACGCGGGCCCCGACCTGTACCGTCGCCGGCTCACCTCGGCCGGCGCGGGCCGGGCGTATGCCGAGGTCGGCGGCTGGGTGGTCCTGAAGAGCCATCTCACCTCCACCGCGGCCCGCGCCTGGGAGGCCCGCCAGGAAGGGCTGCCGGTCTCCGGCAGCCTCGTCCTCAACGAACTGGTCGGCGGTGTCCGGCCCCAGGCCGTGGAGCAGGCCGTCTACGCGCACGGCCCGGACACCCCCGCCCGTCTCGTCGTCCACCTGCCGACCCTGGTCGGCCCCGCGCACACCTCGCGCCTGCGCCGTACCTCCTTCCACCCCCTGCTCGATGCCGACCGCTGGCGGACCGGCCGGGTCCTCGACGCCGACGGGCGGCTGCGCCGGGACGTGCGCGAGGTCCTGCGGGCAGCCCGTGACCTGCCCGTCGCCGTGGCGACGGGGCACTGCGACCGGGAGGCGGCACTGCGCGTCGTGGACGAGGCCGTACGCCTCGACGTGCCGCGCCTCGTCCTCACCCACGCCACGCATCCCATGTCGGGCTTCTCGAGCGCCGACCTGGCGGACCTGGCCCAGGTACCCGGCCTGTACGTCGAAATCACGGCGCTGACGCTGCTGTTGGGGCACCGCGACATCAGCCACCTCGGGGAAGTGGTGCGAGCCCACCCACGGGTGGTGTTCAGTTCCGACCTCGGCCAGCCCGACCAGCCGGACGTGAAGGAGTGGCTGGACGTGAGCGAGCAGTGGTTCCGGAGCGCGGGCCTGACGAGCCAGGAGATCAGAGCCATCACCTGGGCGAACCCGGTGACCCTCCTGACGCCGTGA
- a CDS encoding isocitrate/isopropylmalate family dehydrogenase, with amino-acid sequence MKSVAVLPGDGIGPEVTAAALDVVEKLGLPLDLRFGEIGWECWRHEGDPVPQRTWKLLEETDTCLLGAITSKPLREAEAELPSGLRGTGLTFVSPVIQLRQRLSLYANVRPVIDLVDRRFDFTVIRENTEGLYAGFDFHGLDDALWNVVREHPNAQASGPRATGVTLRLQTEFGMDRLLRYGFAYARYRGYTRLTLVDKPNVLRHTSNHLRERLELMAGDHPDIETEILNVDAVALWMVRRPERFGVLVAENMFGDILSDLGAGVMGGLGLAPSGNIGDHGSYFEPVHGSAPGMAGQGRANPMAMMLAVAQMLDHLDLSVPGEELRAAVRAVATRRTTVTYDMGGSSGTREVAQAVTEELATDETVSDTTDEVVDRLSRLDTASVSDALDSLGVGGVLVGIAARVPGTRAAGRAFTVTYQPVDDSEQGFRNAANYLDDVPAGSFVVVDNAGSTTCTNWGSLLTRLAQRRGVRGTALHGSARDIAEIRAAGYPLFSTGVTMVSGKNRVELAGTGRDVVIGDVTVRPGDVVVADDNGALVVPADHAVEVADRAERVEHTEDAIAGAVGAGLRLDEARRRFGYARPWGKSGARPSDA; translated from the coding sequence ATGAAAAGCGTCGCTGTACTCCCCGGCGACGGCATCGGGCCGGAGGTCACCGCCGCGGCCCTCGACGTCGTGGAGAAGCTCGGTCTCCCCCTCGATCTGCGCTTCGGCGAGATCGGCTGGGAGTGCTGGCGCCACGAGGGCGATCCGGTCCCGCAGCGCACCTGGAAGCTTCTGGAGGAGACCGACACCTGTCTGCTGGGCGCCATCACCAGCAAGCCGCTGCGCGAGGCCGAGGCCGAACTCCCCTCCGGGCTGAGGGGCACCGGCCTCACCTTCGTCTCCCCCGTCATCCAACTGCGTCAGCGGCTCAGCCTGTACGCCAACGTCCGCCCCGTCATCGATCTGGTCGACCGGCGCTTTGACTTCACGGTGATCCGCGAGAACACCGAGGGCCTGTACGCGGGGTTCGACTTCCACGGCCTGGACGACGCGCTGTGGAACGTGGTCCGTGAACACCCCAACGCGCAGGCGTCCGGCCCGCGGGCGACCGGTGTCACGCTGCGTCTGCAGACCGAGTTCGGCATGGACCGGCTGCTGCGTTACGGGTTCGCCTACGCCCGCTACCGCGGCTACACCCGGCTCACCCTGGTCGACAAGCCCAACGTGCTGCGCCACACCAGCAACCACCTGCGTGAACGCCTTGAACTGATGGCGGGCGACCACCCTGACATCGAGACCGAGATCCTCAACGTCGACGCGGTCGCCCTGTGGATGGTGCGCAGGCCCGAGCGGTTCGGCGTGCTGGTCGCCGAGAACATGTTCGGCGACATCCTCTCCGATCTCGGCGCGGGCGTCATGGGGGGCCTCGGCCTCGCGCCCAGCGGCAACATCGGCGACCACGGCAGCTACTTCGAGCCGGTGCACGGCAGTGCCCCGGGCATGGCGGGACAGGGCCGCGCCAACCCCATGGCGATGATGCTCGCCGTGGCCCAGATGCTCGACCACCTGGACCTCTCCGTACCCGGCGAGGAACTCAGGGCGGCGGTGCGCGCGGTGGCCACACGCCGTACGACCGTCACCTACGACATGGGCGGCTCGAGCGGCACCCGGGAGGTCGCGCAGGCCGTGACCGAGGAACTCGCCACGGACGAGACCGTGTCGGACACCACTGACGAGGTGGTGGACCGGCTCTCCCGCCTCGACACCGCGTCGGTCTCCGACGCACTCGACAGCCTCGGGGTCGGCGGTGTCCTCGTCGGCATCGCTGCGCGTGTGCCCGGCACCCGAGCGGCGGGCCGTGCGTTCACCGTCACCTACCAGCCCGTCGACGACTCCGAGCAGGGCTTCCGCAATGCCGCCAACTACCTGGACGACGTACCCGCGGGGTCCTTCGTGGTGGTCGACAACGCGGGCAGTACCACCTGCACGAACTGGGGATCGCTGTTGACGAGGCTGGCGCAGCGGCGCGGGGTGCGCGGCACCGCCCTGCACGGCTCGGCCCGCGACATCGCCGAGATTCGCGCCGCCGGATACCCGTTGTTCAGCACGGGCGTCACCATGGTCAGTGGCAAGAACCGGGTGGAACTGGCCGGCACGGGCCGGGACGTCGTCATCGGCGATGTCACCGTACGGCCCGGTGACGTCGTCGTCGCCGACGACAACGGAGCCCTGGTCGTGCCCGCCGACCACGCCGTCGAAGTCGCCGACCGGGCGGAACGGGTCGAGCACACCGAGGACGCGATCGCCGGGGCCGTCGGCGCCGGGCTGCGTCTCGACGAGGCCCGGCGCCGGTTCGGCTACGCCAGGCCCTGGGGCAAAAGTGGCGCCCGGCCCTCCGATGCATGA
- a CDS encoding alpha/beta fold hydrolase, whose amino-acid sequence MTHAELAVPAAVFGPEAAAGPAHALVLAPVTPRWDGGAFFTPVTGILAEAGLRVTVVDTLSLWDEEIDSLDSLVARCRALLTRYGPVDMLCGNALGGAVAQALLPGVAPETAVLLVSGPARTDALLEARLTEIADLAAGGRSDYALALLDRRVQPQGQCHGTAGDAPAPHDPAAGRRLAAGMRMLCGIDVTDGVRAHPGPLLQIVGSHSQLVTQRHTVAAAHHRVAVVPGAGMRPHFERTAEVSALVGSFLREKGLT is encoded by the coding sequence GTGACCCACGCCGAACTCGCTGTCCCGGCGGCGGTCTTCGGACCCGAGGCCGCCGCCGGTCCGGCACATGCCCTCGTCCTCGCCCCCGTCACCCCGCGCTGGGACGGCGGAGCGTTCTTCACCCCCGTCACCGGCATCCTGGCCGAGGCCGGACTGCGGGTCACCGTGGTCGACACGCTCTCCCTGTGGGACGAGGAGATCGACTCGCTGGACTCCCTCGTCGCCCGCTGCCGCGCGCTCCTGACCCGGTACGGCCCCGTGGACATGCTCTGCGGGAACGCGCTGGGCGGCGCGGTGGCCCAGGCACTGCTCCCTGGCGTCGCCCCCGAAACCGCGGTGCTGCTCGTCTCCGGGCCGGCCCGGACGGACGCCCTCCTGGAAGCCAGGCTCACGGAGATCGCCGACCTGGCCGCGGGCGGCCGGTCCGACTACGCCCTGGCCCTCCTCGACCGGCGCGTCCAGCCACAGGGCCAGTGCCACGGAACCGCCGGCGACGCACCGGCGCCGCACGACCCGGCCGCGGGGCGCCGGCTCGCCGCCGGGATGCGGATGCTGTGCGGCATCGACGTGACCGACGGAGTACGGGCCCACCCCGGTCCGCTGCTGCAGATCGTCGGCAGCCATTCGCAGCTCGTCACCCAACGCCACACCGTGGCGGCGGCCCACCACCGCGTGGCCGTCGTACCGGGGGCCGGCATGCGCCCCCATTTCGAACGCACCGCTGAAGTGTCCGCCCTCGTCGGATCCTTCCTGCGGGAGAAGGGACTCACATGA
- a CDS encoding FAD-binding protein encodes MSGSNTPPQYDLIVIGFGAAGLSAALSFAEATQHRETPTRIAVLERAGRDERGGATRWTGAFLRITQDRNLDTDWAEHVSRVSRGLADIEYCRTVERETPQTLDFIEKHGVEIAFEDFPLPHTFDGGTPSMTPPASPRGGGASIVEHLGAALENDPRVDIRYETEALRLTTSDDGAVDGVLVRTSDGRTQRLSGHAVVLACGGFEGNTEMLTRYVGDKACDLPLIAPGITNNRGDALRMALELGADTAGQFDGIHAEPVDRRTRKADSVLYGFSTGVFVNGRMERFFDEGRDTWDNTFEHVGYEIWRNQEQEAYWIADAKTLAIPGIMNSLLSDVPPEQADSLEELAAVLGIDAEGLEKTIAEFNAAVGPGEFDPTRLDGKATVGLEPRKSNWATPLDTPPFIGVPVTAAICFTYGGIRTDLDGRVVTPSGTAIPGLYAAGEATGLYYHAYPPATSVLRSLIFGRLAAHHAAAQQTA; translated from the coding sequence ATGTCAGGCTCGAACACCCCGCCGCAGTACGACCTCATCGTGATCGGGTTCGGCGCGGCAGGCCTGTCGGCCGCCCTGTCCTTCGCCGAGGCCACCCAACACCGCGAGACCCCCACGAGGATCGCCGTCCTCGAGCGCGCCGGCCGTGACGAGCGCGGTGGAGCCACCCGCTGGACCGGCGCGTTCCTGCGGATCACCCAGGACAGGAACCTGGACACCGACTGGGCCGAGCACGTCAGCCGGGTCTCCCGCGGCCTCGCCGACATCGAGTACTGCCGCACCGTCGAGCGTGAGACCCCCCAGACCCTCGACTTCATCGAGAAGCACGGCGTCGAGATCGCCTTCGAGGACTTCCCGCTGCCCCACACGTTCGACGGCGGCACCCCGTCCATGACCCCGCCGGCCAGCCCCCGCGGCGGCGGTGCCTCGATCGTCGAACACCTGGGCGCCGCCCTGGAGAACGATCCGCGCGTCGACATCCGCTACGAGACGGAGGCACTGCGTCTGACCACCTCCGACGACGGCGCCGTCGACGGCGTGCTGGTTCGTACCTCCGACGGGCGCACCCAGCGCCTGTCCGGCCACGCCGTCGTCCTGGCGTGCGGCGGCTTCGAGGGCAACACCGAGATGCTCACCCGCTACGTCGGCGACAAGGCGTGCGATCTTCCGCTGATCGCCCCCGGAATCACCAACAACCGCGGTGACGCGCTGCGCATGGCCCTGGAGCTGGGTGCCGACACCGCGGGCCAGTTCGACGGCATCCACGCCGAGCCCGTCGACCGCCGAACCCGGAAGGCCGACTCCGTCCTCTACGGCTTCAGCACCGGTGTGTTCGTCAACGGCCGGATGGAGCGCTTCTTCGACGAAGGCCGTGACACCTGGGACAACACCTTCGAACACGTCGGCTACGAGATCTGGAGGAACCAGGAGCAGGAGGCGTACTGGATCGCCGACGCCAAGACGCTCGCCATCCCCGGCATCATGAACTCGCTGCTCAGCGACGTGCCGCCGGAGCAGGCCGACAGCCTCGAGGAACTCGCCGCCGTGCTCGGCATCGACGCCGAAGGGCTGGAGAAGACGATCGCGGAGTTCAACGCGGCCGTCGGACCCGGCGAGTTCGACCCGACCCGCCTCGACGGCAAGGCCACCGTGGGCCTCGAGCCGAGGAAGTCCAACTGGGCCACACCGCTGGACACCCCGCCGTTCATCGGCGTGCCGGTCACCGCTGCCATCTGCTTCACCTACGGCGGCATCCGCACCGACCTGGACGGCCGGGTCGTCACCCCGTCCGGCACCGCCATTCCGGGTCTGTACGCGGCCGGCGAGGCCACCGGCCTCTACTACCACGCCTACCCGCCGGCCACATCCGTGCTGCGGTCGCTGATCTTCGGCCGGCTCGCCGCGCACCACGCCGCGGCCCAGCAGACCGCCTGA
- a CDS encoding YciI family protein, translating to MIHVLTLTYLTPRETVVAHMAEHKAWLREHADQGRILLSGPRPEGGAVIVTADLDESRVRELIESDPWHKLGIASYEQLSFEGRNASPGVITAPEPDDGVLLINVATTDDAAASVAALASAVDHVSATADGFRGSRLLTSVDGDAIVNFAAWTNQERFDAIFEDPEFTRRYQAFAETTTGAKYRLYRTSRVITPNR from the coding sequence ATGATCCACGTACTGACCCTCACCTACCTCACGCCGCGTGAGACCGTCGTCGCCCACATGGCCGAGCACAAGGCCTGGCTGCGCGAGCACGCGGACCAGGGCCGGATCCTGCTCAGCGGCCCCCGGCCCGAGGGCGGCGCCGTCATCGTGACCGCCGACCTCGACGAGAGCCGGGTGCGCGAGCTGATCGAGAGCGACCCCTGGCACAAGCTCGGCATCGCGTCGTACGAGCAGCTCTCCTTCGAGGGCCGCAACGCGAGCCCGGGCGTGATCACCGCTCCGGAGCCGGACGACGGCGTGCTGCTCATCAATGTGGCCACCACCGACGACGCCGCCGCCAGTGTGGCGGCGCTCGCCTCCGCAGTCGATCACGTCTCCGCCACCGCCGACGGCTTCCGCGGCTCCCGCCTGCTGACGAGCGTCGACGGCGACGCCATCGTCAACTTCGCGGCGTGGACGAACCAGGAGCGCTTCGACGCGATCTTCGAGGACCCTGAATTCACCCGCCGCTACCAGGCGTTCGCCGAGACCACGACCGGCGCCAAGTACCGGCTCTACCGCACGAGCCGGGTCATCACGCCCAACCGCTGA
- a CDS encoding nitronate monooxygenase family protein, whose protein sequence is MISTKLTELLGIDHPVVCAPMGSVSGGRLAGAVTRAGGLGLVGVSYGDPAFIDEHVARASETGGVWGVGCVMFTFDTRPGLWDKVLGYAPPVIALSFGDAAQVHKYVASAADAGSHVIVQVHDAGQAEVAVRAGASVLVAQGAEAGGHHASLATLPLIPAVLDVTQGAVPVVAAGGIADGRGLAAALALGADGVMMGTRFAATEESLATAGFKSHLVSSHTADTVDTRSFDVVRGIPWDEAYQARSVSNEFTRTWTGRDAELAAQRATVEPEWAAAVARDDTTQRAMFAGEVLDLIQDIQPAAQVVHDVVADAEAILARLARRTGVPTA, encoded by the coding sequence GTGATCTCGACCAAGCTGACCGAACTGCTCGGCATCGACCACCCGGTCGTCTGCGCCCCGATGGGCTCCGTGTCCGGTGGCCGGCTCGCCGGCGCCGTCACCCGGGCGGGCGGCCTCGGCCTCGTCGGCGTCAGTTATGGCGACCCGGCGTTCATCGACGAGCATGTGGCGCGGGCCTCGGAGACCGGTGGTGTCTGGGGCGTCGGCTGCGTCATGTTCACCTTCGACACCCGGCCCGGTCTGTGGGACAAGGTGCTCGGGTACGCCCCGCCGGTCATAGCCCTCTCCTTCGGCGACGCGGCACAGGTCCACAAGTACGTGGCGTCCGCCGCCGACGCCGGGTCCCACGTGATCGTCCAAGTGCACGACGCCGGGCAGGCCGAGGTCGCCGTGCGGGCCGGAGCCTCCGTGCTCGTGGCCCAGGGTGCCGAGGCCGGCGGCCACCACGCGTCGCTGGCGACCCTGCCCCTCATCCCCGCCGTACTCGACGTCACCCAGGGCGCGGTGCCGGTGGTCGCGGCCGGCGGGATCGCGGACGGCCGCGGTCTGGCCGCGGCCCTCGCGCTCGGCGCCGACGGGGTGATGATGGGCACCCGGTTCGCCGCCACCGAAGAGTCGCTGGCCACCGCCGGGTTCAAGTCCCACCTGGTCTCATCGCACACCGCGGACACCGTCGACACCCGTTCGTTCGACGTGGTGCGCGGCATCCCGTGGGACGAGGCCTACCAGGCCCGCTCCGTGAGCAACGAGTTCACCCGCACCTGGACCGGCCGTGACGCCGAGCTCGCCGCCCAGCGGGCCACGGTCGAGCCCGAGTGGGCCGCCGCCGTCGCCCGTGACGACACCACTCAGCGCGCCATGTTCGCCGGTGAGGTCCTCGACCTGATCCAGGACATCCAGCCCGCCGCCCAGGTCGTCCACGACGTCGTGGCCGATGCCGAGGCGATCCTCGCCCGGCTCGCCCGCCGGACCGGCGTTCCCACTGCCTGA
- a CDS encoding LysR family transcriptional regulator, whose protein sequence is MSVLDEWTDRIASEHSDTDTQGPDPTGDAVLRAMSDARSVDDFDMRHLRYFLTVVRAGTVSAAAQELRISQPSLSQQIRRLEQRVGAALFIRSSRGVELTTGGRAFLREIQGIPSQLRSAIAAAAPAPQTWPVGVCGGVPAEVLIEVQNALSGSRPDGSRETGGKLRMRSVDAADQGELLRHGEIAFGIVRLPIPMPNVVRAVVRDEPLGLVMAREHPLAAHPELSWKDLARQRLLWYEEGCAPGFAETVPAHLAQLGWNSVLHPVNQDQHALFLHALQTTADLVALRPHHAVEREPHLVWRPLPTSRPPRERLAVIAAGDCRTARLLQKVAAERGWAFVAD, encoded by the coding sequence ATGAGCGTGCTGGACGAGTGGACGGACCGGATCGCCTCGGAACATTCGGACACCGATACGCAGGGCCCGGATCCGACGGGCGACGCCGTACTTCGCGCGATGTCCGACGCGCGCAGCGTCGACGACTTCGACATGCGGCACCTTCGCTACTTCCTGACCGTGGTCCGCGCCGGAACCGTATCGGCCGCCGCGCAGGAACTTCGGATATCCCAGCCGAGTCTCAGTCAGCAAATTCGACGCCTTGAACAACGTGTCGGTGCCGCGTTGTTCATCCGCAGTTCACGAGGAGTGGAGCTGACGACCGGGGGCCGGGCCTTTCTCCGGGAAATTCAGGGAATTCCCAGTCAACTGCGTTCCGCCATCGCGGCGGCCGCCCCCGCACCGCAGACCTGGCCCGTCGGCGTGTGCGGCGGAGTCCCGGCAGAGGTCCTCATCGAGGTGCAGAACGCTCTGTCCGGGAGCCGACCGGACGGCAGCCGCGAGACCGGCGGGAAGCTGCGGATGCGCTCGGTCGACGCCGCGGACCAGGGTGAACTGCTGCGGCACGGCGAGATCGCCTTCGGCATCGTGCGCCTGCCGATCCCGATGCCGAACGTCGTGCGCGCCGTGGTCCGCGACGAGCCCCTCGGCCTCGTCATGGCGCGGGAACACCCGCTCGCCGCACACCCGGAGCTCAGCTGGAAGGACCTCGCCCGCCAGCGTCTGCTCTGGTACGAGGAAGGCTGCGCACCGGGATTCGCGGAGACCGTCCCGGCACATCTGGCGCAGCTCGGCTGGAACTCCGTGCTGCACCCGGTCAACCAGGATCAGCACGCCCTCTTCCTGCACGCGTTGCAGACCACCGCGGACCTCGTCGCCCTGCGCCCCCACCACGCGGTGGAGCGGGAGCCGCACCTGGTGTGGCGGCCCCTGCCCACCAGCCGGCCGCCGCGCGAGCGCCTCGCGGTCATCGCCGCCGGCGACTGCCGTACCGCCCGTCTCCTGCAGAAGGTCGCGGCGGAGCGCGGCTGGGCGTTCGTCGCCGACTAG
- a CDS encoding TetR/AcrR family transcriptional regulator — translation MVCMCSLSMTKGTDMIKQERARRTRERVLTAAAEVFASQGYSRATLSSVADRIGMTKGALYGHFSSKRSLAGALIDESRQAWTSLRTEYDTPGADAGGVLEDVVMGFAGRLQSDVRLRAAVRLAADCPVLARALSDVLVEVHNALMELVRRAQRDSGFPAYSPRLVAHLVMIVMYGLLHAPPGRVDDDRVTGGDSLWRLLFDALSGADGPEVLRAGDDAVSGP, via the coding sequence ATGGTATGTATGTGCTCTCTTTCCATGACGAAGGGCACAGACATGATCAAACAGGAACGGGCACGACGCACGAGGGAGAGAGTGCTGACGGCCGCCGCAGAGGTGTTCGCCTCCCAGGGGTACAGCAGGGCCACACTCAGTTCGGTGGCCGACCGGATCGGCATGACGAAGGGCGCGCTGTACGGCCACTTCTCGTCGAAGAGGTCGTTGGCCGGGGCCCTGATCGACGAGTCCCGGCAGGCGTGGACGAGCCTGCGGACCGAGTACGACACCCCGGGCGCCGATGCCGGTGGTGTGCTCGAAGACGTCGTCATGGGGTTCGCCGGCCGGTTGCAGTCGGATGTGCGACTGCGGGCCGCGGTGCGGCTCGCCGCCGACTGCCCGGTCCTGGCGAGGGCGTTGTCCGACGTCCTCGTCGAGGTGCACAACGCCTTGATGGAACTGGTTCGCAGAGCCCAGCGCGACAGTGGGTTTCCCGCGTACTCGCCGCGGCTCGTCGCCCATCTGGTGATGATCGTGATGTACGGGCTGCTGCACGCGCCACCCGGACGCGTCGACGACGACCGCGTGACAGGCGGGGACTCTTTGTGGCGGCTGCTCTTCGACGCTCTGTCGGGGGCCGACGGGCCAGAAGTCTTGCGCGCAGGAGACGACGCTGTTTCAGGTCCATAA
- a CDS encoding HAD family phosphatase, whose translation MTTATGTGCPTLAFFDVDETLIAEKSMIEFWRHWSRLHPTRVATDWLELRTEATVTPDRETLNRGYYRRYAGVALADLEAAGRTWYDGYRRGGTAFVRSALRAVAAHRAAGREVVLVSGSMRPLLAPLADELAVATVVCTELVVGPGGVLTGEVHRPMIGAAKGEAVVRVMRERGADPQDCFAYGDHESDLAMLRAVGNPVVVGDSPLLNDEAERFGWSVASARRGPFRSEST comes from the coding sequence ATGACGACGGCGACCGGGACGGGGTGTCCGACACTGGCCTTCTTCGACGTGGACGAAACGCTCATCGCCGAGAAGAGCATGATCGAGTTCTGGAGGCACTGGTCGCGCCTGCACCCCACGCGGGTCGCCACCGACTGGCTGGAGTTGCGGACGGAGGCGACGGTGACCCCCGACCGTGAGACGTTGAACCGCGGCTACTACCGGCGCTACGCGGGCGTGGCCCTGGCCGACCTCGAAGCCGCGGGCCGGACCTGGTACGACGGCTATCGCCGCGGTGGTACAGCCTTCGTTCGGTCCGCCCTGCGCGCCGTTGCCGCACACCGTGCCGCCGGCCGGGAGGTGGTGCTGGTCTCGGGCTCGATGCGCCCGCTCCTCGCCCCGCTGGCCGACGAGTTGGCGGTGGCGACGGTCGTGTGCACCGAGCTGGTGGTGGGACCCGGCGGGGTGCTGACCGGGGAGGTGCACCGCCCGATGATCGGGGCGGCGAAGGGCGAGGCCGTGGTCCGGGTGATGCGGGAACGCGGTGCGGATCCGCAGGACTGTTTCGCGTACGGCGACCACGAGAGCGACCTGGCCATGCTGCGCGCGGTGGGGAATCCGGTGGTGGTGGGAGATTCCCCCCTGCTGAACGACGAGGCAGAGCGCTTCGGCTGGTCGGTGGCCTCCGCTCGCCGGGGCCCGTTCAGATCGGAGAGCACGTGA